From the Leifsonia sp. AG29 genome, one window contains:
- a CDS encoding HAD-IIA family hydrolase: protein MARRDEIECWLTDMDGVLVHENQALPGAPDLIQQWRDQGTPFLVLTNNSIYTPRDLAARLRASGLDVPEESIWTSALATADFLKSQAPGGSAYVIGEAGLTTALHEAGFIMTDTNPDYVVVGETRSYSFDAITKAIRLIGRGARFISTNPDATGPSAEGPLPATGAVTAMITKATGGMEPYVIGKPNPMMFRSAMNRIGAHSENTAMIGDRMDTDVVAGIEAGLHTILVLTGISDRNEIERYPFRPDEILEGVHQLVTREPVESEL from the coding sequence GTGGCGCGACGCGACGAGATCGAGTGCTGGCTCACCGACATGGACGGCGTGCTCGTGCACGAGAACCAGGCGCTCCCCGGGGCGCCCGACCTCATCCAGCAGTGGCGCGACCAAGGGACCCCGTTCCTCGTGCTGACGAACAACTCGATCTACACGCCGCGCGACCTGGCGGCACGGCTGCGCGCCTCCGGACTCGACGTCCCCGAGGAGTCGATCTGGACCTCCGCGCTCGCCACCGCCGACTTCCTCAAGTCGCAGGCACCCGGAGGCAGCGCGTACGTCATCGGGGAGGCAGGGCTCACGACCGCTCTGCATGAGGCCGGCTTCATCATGACCGACACGAACCCCGACTACGTCGTCGTCGGCGAGACGCGGAGCTACTCCTTCGACGCCATCACGAAGGCCATCCGCCTCATCGGGCGCGGCGCGCGGTTCATCTCGACGAACCCCGACGCGACCGGCCCGAGCGCTGAGGGCCCGCTCCCGGCGACCGGCGCCGTGACCGCCATGATCACCAAGGCGACGGGAGGCATGGAGCCGTACGTCATCGGCAAGCCGAACCCGATGATGTTCCGCTCCGCCATGAACCGGATCGGCGCCCACTCGGAGAACACGGCGATGATCGGCGACCGCATGGACACCGACGTCGTCGCGGGCATCGAGGCCGGGCTGCACACCATCCTCGTGCTCACCGGCATCAGCGACCGCAACGAGATCGAGCGCTACCCGTTCCGGCCCGACGAGATCCTCGAGGGCGTGCACCAGCTGGTCACCCGGGAGCCGGTCGAGTCGGAGCTCTGA
- a CDS encoding GH25 family lysozyme: MTDRPPAGLRRRRTRVIVSGSLLLALVVMGVCAALVSTGIIWPNRVFAAAYPVRGIDVSSYQGRIDWPVLASRGVDFAFIKATEGSTDRDERFEANWAAARKTSLVVGAYHFLSFDSPGQTQARNIIRTVPAQAGTLPVAIDVELYGRYLGSPPSRERVTGVLVPLVQAIRAHYGVAPILYATGDAYARYLAGAFPDDPVWIRSIAVPPTLPQARAWAFWQYSDHDRLPGYSGPEPFIDRNVFAGTRQHLDALLQHGAP; the protein is encoded by the coding sequence GTGACCGATCGACCCCCAGCCGGCCTGCGCCGCCGGCGCACGCGGGTGATCGTCTCCGGCAGCCTCCTCCTGGCGCTCGTCGTCATGGGGGTGTGCGCCGCGCTCGTCTCGACGGGCATCATCTGGCCCAACCGGGTGTTCGCCGCGGCCTACCCCGTGCGCGGCATCGACGTGTCGAGCTACCAGGGCCGGATCGACTGGCCGGTCCTCGCCTCCCGCGGGGTCGACTTCGCGTTCATCAAGGCGACCGAGGGGTCGACGGATCGCGACGAGCGGTTCGAGGCGAACTGGGCGGCCGCGCGGAAGACATCCCTCGTGGTCGGCGCCTACCACTTCCTCAGCTTCGACAGCCCCGGGCAGACCCAGGCGCGCAACATCATCCGGACGGTGCCCGCGCAGGCGGGAACGCTGCCCGTCGCCATCGACGTGGAGCTGTACGGGCGGTATCTGGGCTCGCCTCCCTCCCGGGAGCGGGTGACGGGCGTCCTGGTGCCGCTCGTCCAAGCGATCCGCGCTCACTACGGTGTCGCGCCGATCCTGTACGCGACAGGCGACGCGTATGCCCGCTACCTCGCGGGCGCCTTCCCCGACGACCCCGTGTGGATCCGCTCGATCGCGGTGCCTCCCACCCTCCCGCAGGCGCGCGCGTGGGCGTTCTGGCAGTACTCGGACCACGACCGCCTCCCCGGGTATTCGGGTCCCGAACCGTTCATCGACCGCAACGTGTTCGCGGGCACCCGCCAGCACCTCGACGCCCTGCTCCAGCACGGCGCGCCCTAA
- a CDS encoding TrmH family RNA methyltransferase, whose protein sequence is MDQPEPTPTHERTTHGVGPWPGEWPDDPHYDPELLRHGDTRNVIDRYRYWRMEAIVADLDEHRHPFHVAIENWQHDMNIGSIVRSANAFAADTVHIIGRRRWNKRGAMVTDRYQHVVHHDDVESFVAWSRSAGLPIVAVDNVPGSVLIETFDLPRECVLLFGQEGPGLSEPALAAADAVVEIAQFGSTRSINASAAAAVAMHAWVRQHVFGGGGAGVAGAGGTA, encoded by the coding sequence GTGGACCAGCCCGAGCCGACGCCGACGCACGAGCGCACGACGCACGGGGTCGGACCGTGGCCGGGCGAGTGGCCGGACGATCCGCACTACGACCCCGAGCTGCTGCGTCACGGCGACACCCGGAACGTGATCGACCGCTACCGCTACTGGCGGATGGAGGCGATCGTCGCCGACCTCGACGAGCATCGTCACCCCTTTCATGTCGCAATCGAGAACTGGCAGCACGACATGAACATCGGCTCGATCGTCCGCAGTGCGAACGCCTTCGCCGCCGATACCGTCCACATCATCGGGCGGCGCCGCTGGAACAAGCGCGGTGCCATGGTCACCGACCGCTACCAGCATGTCGTCCACCATGACGATGTGGAGTCGTTCGTCGCCTGGTCGCGCAGTGCCGGCCTGCCGATCGTGGCTGTGGACAACGTGCCCGGCTCGGTCCTCATCGAGACCTTCGACCTGCCGCGGGAGTGCGTCCTCCTGTTCGGCCAGGAGGGACCGGGCCTGTCCGAACCGGCGCTCGCCGCGGCGGACGCGGTCGTCGAGATCGCTCAGTTCGGGTCGACGCGGTCCATCAACGCGTCTGCCGCGGCCGCGGTCGCGATGCACGCGTGGGTGCGGCAGCACGTGTTCGGGGGCGGCGGCGCGGGCGTGGCCGGCGCCGGAGGCACCGCGTAG
- a CDS encoding DUF3052 domain-containing protein, giving the protein MSQAGYSGTPLHKKLGLKPGMRVQLLHAPEGWRLPLDGAPEPDWVTEGPADLIVAFYRDAASYLAELDALGERIRPAGMLWAAWPRKAAGHVSDLDENTIRAAALDRGLVDVKVAAIDTDWSGLKIVWRRENR; this is encoded by the coding sequence GTGAGCCAGGCGGGATACTCGGGGACGCCCCTCCACAAGAAGCTCGGCCTGAAACCGGGCATGCGGGTGCAGCTGCTGCACGCGCCCGAGGGCTGGCGCCTCCCGCTCGACGGCGCCCCCGAACCGGATTGGGTGACGGAGGGACCGGCCGACCTGATCGTCGCGTTCTACCGGGATGCGGCGTCGTACCTCGCCGAGCTCGACGCCCTGGGTGAGCGGATCCGGCCGGCCGGGATGCTCTGGGCCGCATGGCCGCGCAAGGCCGCGGGGCACGTCAGCGACCTCGACGAGAACACGATCCGAGCCGCGGCGCTCGATCGCGGCCTGGTCGACGTGAAGGTCGCCGCCATCGACACGGACTGGTCGGGGCTGAAGATCGTGTGGAGGCGCGAGAACCGCTGA